A stretch of Pseudomonas sp. LS.1a DNA encodes these proteins:
- a CDS encoding histidine phosphatase family protein, whose product MTAEIILMRHGQPALVTSNKVSALDMKDWIEGYNRAEITDQPVPAASLQLATTARVIVSSTAPRALSSLQALGLEPSHVDALFCEAHLPYGQWKLPRLSPFTWAFILRLLWLCGYSRNVETVSGARLRASMAAQRLLSLASEGPVLLLGHGFMNRMIAKELMAKGWTRQHQNGSRYWSAAVFAKGNEGQD is encoded by the coding sequence ATGACCGCGGAAATAATCTTGATGCGCCACGGCCAGCCAGCACTGGTTACAAGCAACAAAGTGTCAGCGCTGGATATGAAGGACTGGATCGAAGGCTACAACCGCGCCGAAATTACCGACCAGCCCGTCCCGGCCGCCAGCCTGCAGCTCGCCACAACGGCGAGGGTGATTGTCTCGAGCACAGCGCCACGTGCATTGAGCTCGCTGCAGGCGCTCGGTCTTGAGCCCAGCCACGTCGATGCGCTTTTTTGTGAAGCGCACCTGCCGTATGGCCAATGGAAGTTGCCTCGACTTTCACCGTTTACCTGGGCATTCATCCTTCGCCTCCTGTGGTTGTGTGGTTACTCGCGCAATGTCGAAACAGTCAGCGGTGCCAGGCTTCGCGCCAGCATGGCAGCACAACGGCTGTTATCACTTGCCAGCGAGGGGCCGGTACTGCTGCTGGGTCACGGGTTCATGAACCGGATGATTGCCAAGGAACTGATGGCAAAGGGCTGGACTCGCCAACACCAAAACGGCAGCCGCTATTGGAGCGCGGCTGTTTTTGCGAAGGGTAATGAGGGCCAGGACTAA